The Polaribacter sp. Q13 sequence GTTTTGTAGGCAAATAGTATGCAAATGAAAAAACCAGTAATTTCCAAATCGTTGGAAAGTACTGGTTTTATTGGTGACCATGGCTGGATTCAAACCAGCAACCTCTTGAGCCGTAATCAAGTGCGCTATTCAGTTGCGCCACATGGCCGTTAAGCGGGTGCAAATATAGTGTGCTTTTTTGAATACGGAAAGATAATTGTTGTTTTTTATGAATTTATTTTCATTTTATAAGCATCTATAATTGGTTGGGCCTTTTCTAGATCTGTTTTTAAGACAAATAATTCAACAGAATTTGTGGGAACACCAAAACCAGCTAATCTTCCAGATTCTACTCGATCGGATGTTCTAGATTTAATATCTGCATTAATTAATAAGGTATGCAATCTGTGTACTATGATAGAATTATCTGTAAATACTTTGGTATAATCTTCAGACATAATATTGTTTTTTAGGTTAATGAATTTTTAGTTGTAAAAGCTCTCCATCCAATAATAGCTAGTTGAATTTTAGATGCTTTAGAGATATCCAATCCTTTTTTAGTAAAGGAAGGTAAGATCAATTTATTAATCTTTGCAAGTATTTTAAAAACTTGTTTTTTCATTGGTCGTAAATTAGCTATCAAATTTACTAAAATAAACAACTCAATGTTTAAAGATTGAGTTGTTTAAAGGTAAGTTACTTTTTTTTCTCTGCATATATAGTTTTGTTATTTTTTTGTTATAATAAAAGTTGAAATATAATATCACAGAGCGTTGTTATACATTTAATTAAAATTAGAATCATAATAGTTTGGGTTTTAAAAGTTACTAATTTGTGTCAATTTCGAAATTGTTTTATCAATATATAATGTTTGCAGCCTCGTTACCAAATAGAGTAGTAGTTATTAATTAAATTGATTTGTTATTAGTAATCATTTAATGTAAATTAGTTTTAATATGTAACCATATTTGCTTTAATCATATTTGTAATTGTAAGTTGTAAGGTTGTTTTAGGTAATTAAGTGTTAGGTTGTAAAGGCGTGTTTATTTGAATTTTTAAAACGTAAAGGAAAGTGCCTTTTAAAAATTTAGAAATTTTGGCTTTTCATTTTTTATTTTCTTCTAAGAGTGATAAAAATGTATCTTCGCTAAAAATTATAATTCATGAATTTTTTATTAATAATTGGAGGTTTGGTATTGTTGATTTTGGGAGGGCATTGGTTGTTAAAATCTGCTGTTGCTTTATCTTTAAAATTAGATATTCCAAAAATAGTTATTGGTATGACAGTGGTTTCCTTTGCTACTTCTGCACCAGAACTAATTGTAAGTATTAATGCTGCTTTAAGTGGTTCTTCAGATTTAGCTTTGGGTAATGTTATTGGTTCCAATATTGCTAATTTAGGTTTGGTTTTAGGAATTACCTTGTTATTAGGAACCATGGAAGTGCAAAAGAGTTTTTATAAAACAGATTGGCCTGTTATGATGATTGCATCGCTTCTTTTGTATTTTTTCTTAAGTGGTGATCATGTAATTACTCGAAATGAAGGAATTATTTTGTTTTCATTTTTAATTATCTTTTTAGTATACCTTTTACGTTTTCAAAAAACAGCCGTAATAGATGAATTACCAGAAGATGATGAACCTTTGCCTTTGTATAAGATAGTTTTGTTTTTAGTTATAGGAGGTATAGGGCTTTGGGGTGGATCTGAATTATTAATAAAAGGAGCTACTTCTCTCGCTTTAGAGTTTGGTGTAAGTGAACGTGTAATAGGTGTTACGGTAGTTTCTATAGGAACAAGTGTACCTGAGCTAGCGGCGTCTATTATAGCTGTTTTAAAGAAAGAAAAAGCAATTTCTTTAGGAAACCTTATTGGATCTAATGTGTTTAATATTTTAGCTGTTTTAGGAATTACTTCTATAATTACTCCTGTTGCAGTAAAAGACCAAGGATTGCTAACCAGTGATATTTTTTGGATGTTAGGAATCTCTTTTATTGTGCTTCCTTTGGTTTTTATACCAAAAGGATATCGTTTAAATTGGAAAGATGGTATTCTTTTATTAGCAGCTTATTTGGCTTTTATTTATCATACTATTTAAGCGAAATAGAACCGACTCTTTAAAGAGCCGATTTTTAAAAAAAAAGAAAAATAAAAAAATATTTTTTTTATGTAGATAAGTTAAATCAAATGAATTTAATCAATCATTTTGTAGAATACTGTCTTATTAAAAATAACAACGGTTATGAAATAACCAACGTGTATTTCTATTTAAATTTAAATCGAAACGAATTATAATTTCATGAGAGCTTAAGTTGTTTCCATAACTTGCTAACCTATTATCATAAGAATACCCCACCCTATATTTTTTATTTATAATTATAGCAAATAATGCACTGATGGATTCTTTATAACGATAAGATAATCCTGTTTCAATCTTATCTTTGTAAATTAAATTAGCATTTAAATCAACTGACATCGGCAAGCTAGGTGTGTATTTTACAATTGTTGAAGGCTTAAGTTTAAAGTTTTCAGACAAATCATATATAAAACCTGTTGATAAAAAAAAATTATTATGTTTTATTCCAAAATTGTTTTCTAGGTTTTTAAGGGTTTTAAATTGATTGGAATCTAAAATATTTGGAATGGATAATCCTACAAAAAACTCTTCAGTATAATACAATCCTCCAAAACCTATATTTGCATATGTACCGTTATTAGATGCATATATTTCATTGTCTGGAGTTATTCCTCCTGCATAGTTGTTATTAAAAAAAGTAATACCACCTTTTAAACCAAAAGATAATCTTTCGTAACGAGATATGGCAAGCGTATATGAAGCATCTAAATTTATATTATTGCTGTTTGCTAAACCCAATTTGTCGTTTATTACGGTTACTCCAAAACCTAAACCAGCAGCTGTCCTTGCATTTATAGAAAAGGTTCTAGTTTCTGGAGCTCCTTCTACACCAACCCATTGCTTACGCGATAAAAAAGAGATGCTTAAATCTGCTTTAGAACCCACAAAAGCCGGGTTTATTACCTGCATGTTATACAAATATTGTGTATAATGTGGTGTTAGTTGTGCGTAATTAATGGTCGTAAAAAAAAGAAAGATGAAGGCATTTATATAAAGCTGCCTATATTCAATTTTTAGATTGTTTAGGGGGTTGTTTTTTATCATCTTATTAATTGAATAAAGCTTTTTTTAGGTTTGGTAATTCCGTCGTTGTAGTTTAAAGAATAATAATAAATACCCTCTGTAACAGGTTTTCCATGATTGCAACCATCCCACCAAAGAGGATTTGACTTTCCGTTGTTATTATAATTAAATACTTGACCTCCCCAACGATCCATAATGATTATTTTAAAGTTAGGATACTCTTCAATACCCGCAATTTCAAAAGTGTCACTTTTTCCATCGCCATTTGGCGAAAATAGGTTTGGATAATCATTATCTTTTATAGTTCCAGTTCCAAATATGGTTGATGAAATATTAGAGACATCTGTAGATGTTATGCTTACTTGTAGTCGCATGGTTTCTGTATCTTCATTTAAAGAGTCATCTATGGTTTGTATCTTTTGGGTTATAGATGTAGAAAATGCAGGGATTGTAGCGTTGGTAAATAACATTTTAAAATCTTCTAAATCACTTGCTGTTTCATTAACCGATTGCAAATTAAAATTGATTGGTAAAGAGTTTTGCATTGGTTCATCAGAATCTGGATTTATAAGAGAAATTGTAAATACCAAAGTAGCTCCCTCAATAACTGTTACATCATCTATTATAATTTGGGGTTCTTGATTAATATCTAAAATGGTTCCGGTTTTTGTTAAATCTTGGGTTCCTATAGGTGAAGAAGCTACAACTCCTAAAACATTTATAAACTCATCTGGTTCGTTTATGTTGTCTACATATGTAGAAATGTTAAACGTAGTTTCTGTATTCGCATTCTCAGGATCTGTCGTTTCGTTAATAGATACAGATTTATAAGAACTTGGGTAATCTTCTGGACTAATTGCGGTTCCGTCGGTTGTATGGATATCTATGTAAATAGGTCTAGAAGATGGATGACTTAGTTTAATTGTGTGTTCTAAATCTTCACCTTCCTTATTTTCGGAATCATTCATACTTATAGATGGAGCATCATCATCATCTAAAATAGTACCAACACCACTTATTTCTGTGTTAATGGTATTGTTAGAGATTATTTTTCCGTTTAAAGTAAATAATTCCTCTAATTCATCAATATTGTCATCTAAAGAGGTTATGGTAAATGTTTTTGTATCTGTAAAAGCAGGTATCTTTAACATTTTTGATGTTACTTGCTCATAATCATAAGGGGCGATTGCTATATTGTATTTGTTTGCGGTTTCAGTACCGTCTTCTGTTGTAAAACTAATTGTAATTGGTGATGCACTTTGAATCAATTTAGAGTGATCAGTCTTTTTAACTAGCAAGATTGTGAATTCTAAAACTTTTCCTTCTATAGCAGAAACGTTATCAATAAGTACGTCGATTGCTATAATTTCTCTCCAATCTCTTTCGGTTGTATCGGGGTCATCGTTGTTTGGAAAATCGGTAGGATCTTGATTATTTGTTGGGTTTACTAGGATTTTGTTATTGTCATAAGCGTCGTCTAAGCCATCATTATCACTATCTAAATTTAGTGGGTTAGTTTCTGCTACTCCATCATTATCATCATCCCAAGCTTCAATAGCATCATCACGAATGTCGTTATCAGAATTTAAATCAATATAATCAGGATCACCATCACGATCTGTGTCTGTTGGAGTAATTCCATTTGGGTATGCTGTGTCTATACCAAAAGTATTAACAATGCCGTTAGGGGCTTTATAAGTAGCGGTAGTTTGTCCTTCAATATTATCTACAATACCATCTGCATCTGCATCAATATCTATAAAGTTAGGAGAACCATTTGCATCTGTATTTAGAATAGTGTATTTAATAGATGTACTTGCAGTGTCGGTGTTTTCTAAAGTGTTATCTAGTCCGTTATTACCTACAAAATTATTGGTTGTACCAGATTGGTCTTTGTCTGCTGCCCTATTTCCTGCTTCTACAATATCTAAAATTCCATCATTATCACTATCTAAATCAAAGTGATTAGGAACACCATCATTATCAAAATCAAAAATATCGACAATACCATCATTATTGGCATCAACTCCGTAATCTGTATCTCTGTAATTAGGTGTTAAATCTTTGTCATGATCATCTAAAGGATTTAATCCGTTATATTCATCAATATCTAGTATGGTATCATTATCATCATCAATATCAACGAAGTTTGTAATTCCGTCATTATCTGTATCCGTTGAGGCATTTACAAGTACAAAAGCAGAAGAACTTATAATTACATTTAATGGGTCTGTTGCTGTAAAACTAGAAGTGTTGGGGTTAATACAGTCTTCATAAAATACAACTGTAAATTGAACTGTAATTGTTTCTCCTTGCATTAATATACCGGAAGTACCATCAAAAAAATTAATATCTGAAACTCCGTTATATGCCGGGTTTAATGTTGGGTTAGTGGTTGCTGTAGAGTTTTCTATAAAAGGAAGGCTAACAGAAACAATATTACCAACACAAATTTTATTTAAGTCGTCTTGTAGGTTTAAGTTTTCTAATTGTACAATTTCACTAGTATTTTTAACGGTAAGTTGAAACGTAATTTCTTGGTGTTCTAAAATTCCATTAGGAACTTTATTTACTTCTGAAATTGTTTTAGTATTTCCAGAAAAAGAATTAAAAAGAAAAACCATACTAGAAGCAGAACAACTGCATTGTAATGATGATGAAACAGGCGCTGTAGGTGAATTAGAAGGGTAATATCTATCTAAATGATTTCCTAAATTATCTGACCAATTAACAAAAGAGTAACTTTTATTACTAGAAGTTGTTGTTTCATCAAACCCATCTATACCGCCTTGAGTTTGAGAACGATTTAATTGATAAAAATTATTTACTCTAGAAGAAGAAAAAGGTTCTGTTAAATAAAAGATTTCTAAAATAACAGTTTCTCCTGGAGCAAGAGTGTTATTTGGCATTAATAATTTAGTGTTTGTGTCTCCGTTATAGGAATTATTAACGGTAACATTAGGCCCAGAAATTTGAGTAACTTTAAGTTCTTTAAAAACAATAGACTTGTTTAAAAAATCACCTAAGCCCATATTGTAATTAATATTGTTTGCGGTAGCAGTTCCTTCATTTGTTAAGATTACTCTATTGGTGTAATCAAAAGTTCCGTCTGGGTTTACTTTAGGTTTAGGCTCTGGTACATATAAACCTCCAGCTAGAATAGCTTCTGTAGTATGAAAATCTGTTAATAAAACATTCGCAGTATCGTTTCCTATGGTAGAGGTAACATCTACAACATGATTAAAATCGATTCCAGAACCAGATGGAGTAGGGTTTGGTCTGCCATTACAAAAAGGGTTTACTGTTACACAAAACTGAATATTTATAGATTGTCTTGGGTATAAAGTAAAATTATCTATGGCATTTTTATTAAAAATTTCATTTGATGAAGCAGTAAAAAAGTCATTATTTATAGCGTCATTATCAAAATCTAAAGGATATGGGTTGTTTACAAAATCTTGAACGGAAGTGGTGCTTACAGTAACTCCTTCTATTTTTTCAACACATGTATTTCCATAAATAGCATTTAAATCATTTGTTAAATTGATGTTGGTTATAAGGTTTTCTGCATGGTAATCTCTAGCTGTACTTGTGTTTTTAAGCGTTATGTTATATTTAATTTTATAGACTCCGTCTACTGTGTAGCCTTGGTTGCAACTAGATAAAGATTTTATTTTTAATAAGTTAGTGATATGTTCTACTGTTAAATATAAATTAGCAGCATCTGTAAAAGTTCCATCAGAAATGATGTATTTAATTACAGGAACATTACCCGTGTAGTTTTTAGCAGGGATAAAAGAATAGCTACCATCTGGTTTAAAAGAGATACTTCCTTCTGTAAAAGTAGCTGTTTGATCTGTGTTATACGTTTTGCCGTTTACAATAAAATTAATAATAGACAAGGCGTTATTGTCTTGGTCACTATCATTTATTAATACCCCAGGGTTATGAACACTTAAAGTAGTGTTTATGTTTGCAGTATCATAATCATCTTTTGCATCTGGCGGATATAAGTTGATGATTTTTATAGTTAGGTTAGCTGTACTTGTAAAAGTTCCGTCTGAAACTGTATAATTAATTGTAGGAATACTATTGTTATAATCTGTTGCAGGAGTAAAAGAAAAACTACCATTTGCATTTAAGGTAATAGACCCTTCATTAAATTTAGCTTTTTCACCAACCTTATAACTAACGGAATCTATTTTAAATTCTGTAATTGTTAGAAAGTTTTTATCTTTATCTGTGTCGTTATTTAAGATCCCTGGAGCATCAATATTTAATGCTGCATTTGTTTCTGTTGTATAATTGTCGTTTTGTACGGTTGGCGGATATAAGTTAATGATTTTTATAGTTAGGTTAGCTGTACTTGTAAAAGTTCCGTCTGAAACCGTATAATTAATTGTAGGAATACTCTTGTTATAATCTTTTGTAGGAATAAAAGAAAAACTACCATTAGCATTTATGGTAATAGATCCTTCATTAAATTTAGCTTTTTCACCAACTTTATAACTAACGGAATCTATTTTAAATTCTGTAATTGTTAGAAAGTTTTCATCTTTATCAGTATCGTTATTTAAGATGCCCGGAGCATCAATATTTAATGCTGCATTTGTTTCTGTTGTATAATTGTCGTTTTGTGCCTTTGGCGGATATAAGTTAATGATTTTTATAGTTAGGTTAGCAGATGCTGTAAAAGTTCCATCAGAAATTGTATAGTTAACTACAATAGTAAAGTCGTTATAATTGATGGTAGGTATAAAAACAAAACTACCATTAGCATTTATGGTAATTGTTCCTTCAGGTAAACTAATACTGTTTCCTACATTATATGTACTACCGCTCACAGAAAATCGAATGACTTCTAGTTCATCATCATCTTTGTCTGTATCATTACTTAATAAACCAGGAGTGTTAATTCTTAGTTCTAAATTTGTTTTAGTAGCATAACTATCATCTAATGCTATAGGAGCTGTTTGTGCTGCTGTAAATTGATAGAAAAGTAGAAAGAATATAACTATTTTATAGGTATTGTATTTAGGGGATATCATTCTTAGGGGGCGTTAAATGATTTTAATAAAAAAGTTTATATGTTGTCAGGTCATTTTTTTTATGGGCAATCAATTTATATCAAAATCTACATCGTTAACAGATGCATTTAAGGGTTCAATCTTTAAAGTAGTATTGGTTTTAGTATAATGTTTGTTCTTTTCTGATTCAGGATTTGCTGCAGCAAACTTATTGAATAATAAAAGGAATAATAAAAATATTAGTAGATAGGATACTAGATTTATTATAAAAGTCTTGTTTTTTTTAGTGTTTACCATTTGTAGGGGGGATTAAATGATTTTAATATTTATATGAACTATTTAAAGGCAGAGGTTTGTTTTAAACACTGCCATATTTTTTGTTTTTTGTGGTCTATAATAAACGGGGGTAACTCGAATAAAAACGAGTAACCGACTGAAAAAATTTATTTAGGCCTATGTGATTAATAAGCAGGTCTATATTGTTAGTAGTAAATGTAGTGTATGTTTTAATATCGTAATTATCCGTTATAGCTACAGGAGTTGCAGTAGCTAACTGATAGGATATTCCGAAAAATACAATAATATTGTATTTGTTTTTTTGTATCATTTGTTGGGGGGTTAAATGATTATGTAATTCTAACTATTGATAAAAATACAGATAAATATTTTAAATACTGCGTTTTTATATGTTTTAATTCAGCAAAAATATAAAATATTTATGATTAACAAGGCTTTTTTGAGTTAAAATAAATTACAAATATTTGTAAATCAATCTATTGTCCCCATAGTATGCGGATTGCTATAAAAACAGCAATAATGATTCCTCCATACATAAGTACTTTTATTCCGGTATCTTTATAATAACGTTTGTGATTTTTAATATCTTTTCTGTAACTATAAATCATTAAGGCAGTAAAAGCAATGATAAAAAAAATCATAAAAACGATTCTTCCTGAAGTAAAATAAGCACCTAAAAACATAATTTGTATTCTTTATAAGTTGTGAGTTAATAGTAAACAAGAAGCTTTTATTTTATCAGAAAGATTCTATATATTGTCTAACTAAAATTAACAAAATTCTATTTTGTAAAATTACAAATTAAAAGAAGAATGTCATTGTTTTTAGAGTAACTTCTAAAAACAGAATATCATAAACCAAAATTTAAACCAAAAGAATTATAAAAATCTTATACATAATGAAAAACAAAATAGCAGCAGTAACTAAATTTCACACCGCTTTTAAATTAAACATGAATCAAGAACCAATTGCAAATATTGGTAAAGATAGAAATACACTTCGTTTTGATTTAATGAAAGAAGAAAATGAAGAGTATATAGAAGCAGCAGAAAACAATGATTTGGTAGAGGTTGCAGATGCTCTAGGAGATATGTTATATATTTTATGTGGAACAATTATAGAACATGGAATGCAAGATAAAATAGAAGAAGTCTTCAATGAAATTCAACGTAGTAATATGAGTAAATTAGGTGCAGATGGTAAACCTATTTACAGAGAAGATGGCAAAGTTTTAAAAGGGCCTAATTATTTTAAGCCCAACATTGCCGAGATTTTAGAAAAATAAAATATTATAAATATCTGTTATACCAGCTTTCTTCAATAGGGATTTCCCAATTGTTATCAAAGTCAACTTTTGTGGTAATTAAATTATCAAAAATGATACTTTTTGCAGTTACAGCTTTGTTTTTAAGTAGTTTTTTAAAGTCTTTTAAATCTTTGTATTGCACAAATTCTCCTTGTTTAAAACAAGCATTCATTTTGTCTAACAATTCTACTTCATATTCTTGTTGTAAACCCAAAATAAAAGAAACAGAAGCATCAACATCTGCATTTGTTAAATTAGAATTTTCACTATCAGCAAATAGTACAATAAAACGGTTGTAAAGAAATTTGTACGAAACTTTAAAATTTTCGTCGTCAGATTTCCAGTTTTCTAGAAATTCTTTTACTTTGCTTTCAATTCCTTCAATTTCATTAGGATAGAATTTTCTGCTAGAAGGGTATACCCAAACTTTTGCGTTTTCGGTAATTGTGGAATAATCTACAAACATTTTTATATAATTTTCGCTGCAAAGATACAGAAAAGAAAAACCGCAAATCAATTTATTAATTTGCGGTTTTAAATTTATTTTGATTTTTAATTAGAACTCTTATGCTAAGGACTTTTTAAAAAGTTTGATAAAATCTTCTTGTAAACTTTGTCCTTTATTTTTGTTATACCAAACTTGTAAGTCTTGTTTAAACTGTGCATCTATAACACCATGTTCTGCTTTATAGTCTGCAACCATTTTAGTAGCCTCACTAGGCCTAGGTCCCCAAGTATTTATTACGTTATTATTTTTATCTAAAGCAATTAATTTTGGTATGGATTTACCGCCATTGGTTAAAAACAGGTTCATTAAATCTTCATTCTCATCTCTTAAAGCTAATTTAAGCGTAATAAGATCATTTGTTTCTGCAATTTTATTTATAACAGGTAGGTTTTGTGCAGCATCTCCACACCAACCTTCTGCAATAACCAACCAAGTTTGTGGTTCATTAATTTCTTGCATTTCTGCAATGGTTTCTTCAGATATTTTTATGGTTTTATCTAAACGCTTCATTCTTTTATCGTTTAACAAGCTGTAGTTTGTTAAATCTTCAGATTGATTAGGTCCTGTAGCTTTTCCTTCTGCTAATAAATTACTTACTAAACCTCTATACTCTATATATGATAATGCGTTCTCTAAACTTTTTTCAATGATTTTTTTCATCTTCTAATATTTTATACAAATGTATTTTTATTACTTAAAACAATTGGTAACCTTTGTTACAAAAGTCTTAATTTTTACTTATTTAAATAGACGAAAAAAAAAGAATATCTTACAAAGTTATTTTTTTAGTATAAATAAGGCCTTGTGTTACAATTTTCTTAAATTGATAACAGATGCTCTTAAAATGTGTATTTTTACCACTTATTATAAAAACTCGTGAAACAAATTATTTACTTATTTATATCAGTCATTTTATTTTCTTGTAGTAATAATAAGCAAGAAACTATTAAAACACCCCAAGAAACACCTAAATTAAGTATTTCTAAACAGCATATTTCTGTAGAAAATGTAAAACCTATTTATAAAAAAGAGGTAGAAAATTGGGAAGAATTAAAATCAGTAAATTCTTTTATAAAGAAGTTTCAAAAAGTATCTCCTAACGAGGCTTTAAGTAATGCTTTAGAATTGAGGGATTTAATAATAAGTTTAAAGGATAGTGTAAAACCAGCAATTTTTAACAATCCTCCTTTTCAAACAAGAATAGATGTGTTAAATAATGAGGCCTTGCGTTTGGCAGATTTAACCTTTATACCCGCTATTACGTCAGAAGAAGTTAATTTACAAATAGACAAAACAATAGCCGCTTTTTCATCTGTTAATTCTAAAATTAATAGCATTCTTGCTAAAAAAAGTTTTGAAGATGAAATAGATGTGGAATTCGCTTTTATTGGTATAGATTCTACACAAATGGATAGCATATCCAAGAAATCTATTAACTTAAAAAAGCACGTAGAAGATTCAATAAAAAAGACTAGGGTAAAGCCTAAGTTACGTGTTATTAAGAAACAAGTAGAAAAAGTGGAAAAATAAAAAAGATGAAAAACTTCTTTAGCGTTTTTGTAGTTTTTGTGTCTTTTATGAGTTGTGTTGAAAAAAAAGAAATTAAAGCAGCACAAACTATTTTATCCATAAAAACCAAGGTGAATACCTTGTTAGATGATTGGCACAAAGCTGCTTCTGAAGCAGATTTTGAAGGTTATTTTGGAAAAATGGATAGCATTTCTGTTTTTATTGGAACAGATGCAACGGAAAATTGGAGTAAAATGCAATTTGCAAACTTTAGTAAACCTTATTTTGATAAGGGCAAAGCGTGGTCTTTTAAGTCGTTAGAAAGAAATGTTTATGTGAATGATGCTAAAGATTTTGTTTGGTTCGATGAGTTGTTAACTACTTGGATGGGCACCTGTAGAGGGTCTGGAGTTTTAGAGAAAAAACAAAATATATGGAAAATAAGACACTACGTTTTGTCTGTAGAAATTCCGAATGATGATATACAATCAGTTATTTTTGCCAAGAAAAAAAGTGATTCTATTTTTTTAACAAGATTTAATAAATAGCTTTAGAAGCTATTTCCTGCTTGGAATTTATCTTGAGCAGTGTCGAAAGACTATATCTTTTTTCAGAAAAAGAAAAAAGGATGCCGTTTCAATTAGGGCTAGATTTTTTTGCAAGTATTTTGTTATTACAAGAAATTATTATGAGAGTTTATCTATGTCTGTAACATCTTCTAAGTTATAGATTTGTAGTGGTTTTTACCGCCCAATTTGTCTCTTCTAACGTAGAGACAAATCACATAAGGTTTGGTTGGTGTTTTGTTATCACTGTTATGAGATTTCTCCTTTTGTGGAAATGACAATTGTTAGGATTTCTTTTGCGTTCAGTTTTTTCGCACACAGTTTTGTCATTTCGACCTTTTTTTGGGAGAAATTACATAAGGTTTGGTTGGTTTTGTGTTATCACTGTTATGGGATTTCTCAATACTTCGAAATGACAATTGTTGAGGCTTAGTTTTGTGTTATCACTGTTATGAGATTTCTCCTTTTGTCGAAATAACAATTGTTGGGATTTCTTTTGCGTTCAGTTTTTTCGCACACAGTTTTGTCATTTCGACCCTTTTGGGAGAAATCACATAAAGTTTTGTTGGTTTTGTGTAATCACTGTTATGTGATTTCTCAATACTTCGAGATGACAATTGTTGAGGCTCAGTTTTGTGGTATCACTATTATGGGATTTCTCAATACGAAGTGACAAATTAGTGATGGTTATGGTGTTTTTGAAAAATAATCGATTAACATAGGTGTCTAAGAAACTACCTCGTTTACAGCTTTATAAATCAACTCGTTTTCAAAGCCTTTACGCATTAAAAACCCAATTAATTTCTGTTTTCTTTTGTAAATATTCGGTTCTGTAATTACTTCATTTCTATTTTCTGTAATTCTATAAATAGTTTTTAAATATTCACTCTCATCAATTTCTTTAAGG is a genomic window containing:
- a CDS encoding nucleoside triphosphate pyrophosphohydrolase family protein, which produces MKNKIAAVTKFHTAFKLNMNQEPIANIGKDRNTLRFDLMKEENEEYIEAAENNDLVEVADALGDMLYILCGTIIEHGMQDKIEEVFNEIQRSNMSKLGADGKPIYREDGKVLKGPNYFKPNIAEILEK
- a CDS encoding ABC transporter ATPase encodes the protein MFVDYSTITENAKVWVYPSSRKFYPNEIEGIESKVKEFLENWKSDDENFKVSYKFLYNRFIVLFADSENSNLTNADVDASVSFILGLQQEYEVELLDKMNACFKQGEFVQYKDLKDFKKLLKNKAVTAKSIIFDNLITTKVDFDNNWEIPIEESWYNRYL
- a CDS encoding thioredoxin family protein, yielding MKKIIEKSLENALSYIEYRGLVSNLLAEGKATGPNQSEDLTNYSLLNDKRMKRLDKTIKISEETIAEMQEINEPQTWLVIAEGWCGDAAQNLPVINKIAETNDLITLKLALRDENEDLMNLFLTNGGKSIPKLIALDKNNNVINTWGPRPSEATKMVADYKAEHGVIDAQFKQDLQVWYNKNKGQSLQEDFIKLFKKSLA
- a CDS encoding nuclear transport factor 2 family protein, which encodes MKNFFSVFVVFVSFMSCVEKKEIKAAQTILSIKTKVNTLLDDWHKAASEADFEGYFGKMDSISVFIGTDATENWSKMQFANFSKPYFDKGKAWSFKSLERNVYVNDAKDFVWFDELLTTWMGTCRGSGVLEKKQNIWKIRHYVLSVEIPNDDIQSVIFAKKKSDSIFLTRFNK